In Pedobacter sp. SL55, the following proteins share a genomic window:
- a CDS encoding purple acid phosphatase family protein has protein sequence MITTFKKKMTFLAALVLVLPTLAKAQEFKAGKFPDRIILTWSADPKTTQAVTWRTDSTVNKSFAQILVEDSSPKLDKPEAKEYQAKTEVLKGKGYETANYHSVNFEGLTPNKLYTYRVGDGTNWSEWFQFKTAPEKDQPFSFIYLGDAQNDIRSKWSRVIRKAFAAHGDARFIVHAGDLINRSNNDNEWGEWHFGGGFINGMIPSIPSSGNHEYFRDEQKTLTLDPHWRAQYTLPENGPKGLEESVYYVDYANARIISLNSQMIVLDSTSLKAQAVWLEEVLKNNPKRWTMITYHHPIYSTAKGRDNKEFRELFKPLFDKYHVDLLMQGHDHTYSRGQNLPTGVSGKVGGPMYVVSVAGPKMYKVDVNPKWMDVFAENTQLFQIINIDGENLTYTAYKASGEVFDSFKLKKASKDKAAVFTDLNKNKK, from the coding sequence ATGATTACAACTTTTAAGAAAAAGATGACCTTTTTGGCGGCGCTAGTTTTAGTGCTGCCAACTTTGGCAAAAGCGCAAGAATTTAAAGCAGGCAAGTTTCCAGATAGAATTATCTTGACCTGGTCTGCAGATCCGAAAACTACACAGGCGGTTACTTGGCGTACAGACAGTACGGTTAACAAAAGCTTTGCACAAATTTTGGTAGAAGATAGTTCTCCGAAACTGGATAAACCAGAAGCAAAAGAATATCAGGCTAAAACAGAAGTGCTAAAAGGAAAAGGTTACGAAACAGCAAACTACCACAGCGTAAATTTCGAAGGCTTAACTCCTAATAAATTGTACACTTACCGGGTAGGAGATGGTACCAATTGGAGCGAATGGTTTCAGTTTAAAACTGCGCCAGAGAAAGATCAGCCTTTTTCTTTTATTTATCTTGGCGATGCACAGAATGATATCCGTTCAAAGTGGTCGAGGGTAATTAGAAAAGCTTTTGCTGCACATGGCGATGCCCGTTTCATCGTTCACGCTGGTGATTTGATTAACCGTTCTAACAATGACAACGAATGGGGCGAGTGGCATTTTGGCGGTGGTTTCATCAACGGAATGATTCCAAGTATTCCTTCTTCTGGCAACCACGAATATTTTCGCGATGAGCAAAAAACTTTAACCTTAGATCCACATTGGAGAGCGCAATATACCTTGCCAGAAAACGGACCTAAAGGTTTGGAAGAATCGGTTTACTATGTAGATTATGCCAATGCTCGTATCATTTCTTTGAACTCGCAAATGATTGTGCTGGATTCTACTTCTTTAAAAGCACAGGCAGTTTGGTTAGAGGAGGTATTGAAGAACAATCCAAAACGTTGGACAATGATTACCTACCACCACCCAATTTATTCTACTGCAAAAGGAAGAGATAATAAAGAGTTTAGAGAGTTGTTTAAACCGCTTTTCGATAAATATCACGTAGACTTATTAATGCAAGGGCACGATCATACTTACAGCCGTGGGCAGAATTTACCTACTGGAGTTTCTGGCAAAGTTGGCGGGCCAATGTATGTGGTTTCTGTAGCCGGACCAAAAATGTACAAAGTAGATGTAAATCCTAAATGGATGGATGTTTTTGCCGAAAACACGCAATTGTTCCAAATCATTAATATAGATGGCGAAAACTTAACTTATACCGCTTACAAGGCATCAGGAGAAGTTTTCGATAGCTTTAAACTGAAGAAAG